A DNA window from Loxodonta africana isolate mLoxAfr1 chromosome 7, mLoxAfr1.hap2, whole genome shotgun sequence contains the following coding sequences:
- the LOC135232143 gene encoding olfactory receptor 5P6-like: MDSLVDVNHTAVTEFILLGLTEDPALPVALFMVILCIYLVTISGNLSTIILTRISSQLHHPMYFFLSHLAFSDVGYLSSVTPNMLINFLVERHTISYLGCAIQLGSVVFFGSAECCLLAAMAYDHFVAICNPLLYLIKVSTQVCVQLFSVAYICAFLSSCCCTICFDSLYFCGPNQVNHFFCDFAPLVELSCSDVSIPAVVPSFSAGSIIVVTVFVIAISYAYILITILKMRSTENRHKAFSTCTSHLTAVTLFYGTITFIYVMPKSNYSTEQNKLVSVFYTVAIPMLNPLIYSLGNNEIKAALKRQLGRKIFP; the protein is encoded by the coding sequence ATGGATTCCCTGGTAGATGTGAACCACACTGCAGTGACAGAGTTCATTTTATTGGGCTTAACAGAAGATCCTGCCCTTCCGGTCGCCCTCTTTATGGTCATCCTATGCATCTATCTGGTGACCATATCTGGCAATCTCAGCACAATCATCCTTACCAGAATCTCTTCTCAGCTCCATCatcctatgtattttttcctgagcCACTTGGCTTTTTCTGACGTAGGCTATTTATCTTCTGTCACACCTAATATGCTTATAAACTTCCTGGTGGAGAGACATACAATCTCCTATCTTGGATGTGCCATCCAGCTTGGTTCAGTTGTTTTCTTTGGGTCAGCTGAGTGCTGTCTTCTGGCTGCCATGGCCTATGATCACTTTGTAGcaatctgcaacccactgctttaTTTAATTAAAGTGTCCACGCAAGTCTGTGTCCAGCTGTTCTCTGTGGCTTATATATGTGCTTTTCTCAGTAGTTGTTGTTGTACTATTTGCTTTGATTCTTTATACTTCTGTGGACCAAATCAGGTTAATcattttttctgtgattttgCTCCTTTAGTTGAACTTTCCTGTTCTGATGTCAGTATCCCTGCAGTGGTCCCCTCATTTTCTGCTGGCTCCATTATTGTGGTCACAGTGTTTGTCATAGCCATCTCCTACGCCTACATCCTCATCACCATCCTGAAGATGCGCTCCACTGAGAACCgccacaaggccttctccacctgcacTTCCCACCTCACTGCAGTCACTCTGTTCTATGGGACCATTACATTCATTTATGTGATGCCGAAATCCAACTATTCTACTGAACAGAACAAGTTGGTGTCTGTGTTCTATACGGTGGCAatccccatgctgaaccccctCATCTACAGTCTCGGGAATAATGAGATTAAGGCTGCTCTCAAGAGACAGCTTGGTagaaaaatatttccttaa